A region of the Gammaproteobacteria bacterium genome:
CCTGTTGCATATTGACAATTGGATTACCTTCTCCCACTGCCGTGATTGTTTTACGTTTGGTAGGATCGTAGTGCGCCTCTAGTGTAAAACGTACCACCGGGTCAGCATCCGTAGTGTCGGCAGTAAAACCACCAAAGGTGATATCTCGGAAGTCGGACATAAACATCGGTTCGTCTTTCATTAAGGTGTCTACGAAGTCGGCAATAACGCCAACATGACCATCTGACTTAGGTAAGGCCGCCCCCTTCATCACCAATTTAAGGGAGGACAACACATTGTTACCGACAGTATAACTATCACCCTCTAGGTAGATATCACTCAGCCACAGATTCTCGGTAATATGATTACCAATCGCCAGAAATTTTTCAGTCCACAATACTTTATTTTCGCGCCCAGTAGACACCGAGATCAACCCTTGACGTTGAATCTTCTGACGCAGGTTATTGTTTTCGTCAAAATTATGAGAATAAAGACTGGTGGTTGAACGAAACTGTTTGTCAAAACCAGAGTATTGGTCATAGCCAAAATACAACACGAGCAGAGCAAATGTTGCCAACAGAGCAAAATAGGCGCCTTCGTTTTCGGTACCATCCCTCGTAATCTCGTTCTCAGCTTCATCGCGAGAAAAAGAGAACTTTTTCTTCAACTCTGCAAGAAATCCACTCTGGTCCCGTGACTTTTGCTGTGTCGCACGTTTCCTGCCCCTGGCACCAGTTCTGGTAGTGCCCCCAGAAGTGCTACTAACCTCTTTAGTCGCTCTTGTGCTTGGGACCATGCCCTCTTTTTCGCTGAAGGACAGTTTGACTTTACCGACGGAGATCAGTACGCCTTCGGTACCTTTAAGCAAATTGAAAGCGATAGGAAAGGGACGTCTAATAAAAGTATCGAACAGTAGTTCGGAGCTACCCTTAATCTCGATTTGAATCTCACCAGGAAATCCAGATCTTAACCAATTGTCTAATCCACGAATGCGTTTCGTCTCTCCAAAGATTTCGATTTTGCGCGGCGCCCCACAGGCGCGCTGTGAGCGGAAATATTCCAAGGTTGAGACAATCTCGTCATTGAGTTTTCGCAATAACGGCATCAGGACTTCTTCCTGAGGGCTCAAGGAATGCTCGTTGAATCTGTCATTTCCGGTTAAATCTGATAGATAGTCCCGTTCTTTCAGTACGGTGAGCACCTCCTCGGGGCGTGTTCCCGTTCTTTCAGCTACGGCCATCACCAGGGTAGCAATACCCACTGGGATATGACGCACCGTTACCGCCCCGATCCCTACATGGGCAAGTACAACCTCGGTATATTCGGCGCCAACGAAGATGGCCCCATAGGGTTCGTTGGGATACGCCTCCGCTTCTTTGAATAGAAACACCTCTGTTGGGATGATTTCTCGGATTTTTGGTGCGATATCACC
Encoded here:
- a CDS encoding conserved hypothetical protein (Evidence 4 : Unknown function but conserved in other organisms), which encodes MLFSKSKSAADKATTRDAAQEGITLFLHLGTTGWRAQAFDPLGKPLKVPNAGESVLPIDGNESRTERMLRMALEGIPSGLRKRLKHCYLLLDSNDLIFVDTKVETLRAASPARVREFGRELLNCRDVAFGYTSFGTVTQGARSNGVYAFADTALLRKILGGLGDIAPKIREIIPTEVFLFKEAEAYPNEPYGAIFVGAEYTEVVLAHVGIGAVTVRHIPVGIATLVMAVAERTGTRPEEVLTVLKERDYLSDLTGNDRFNEHSLSPQEEVLMPLLRKLNDEIVSTLEYFRSQRACGAPRKIEIFGETKRIRGLDNWLRSGFPGEIQIEIKGSSELLFDTFIRRPFPIAFNLLKGTEGVLISVGKVKLSFSEKEGMVPSTRATKEVSSTSGGTTRTGARGRKRATQQKSRDQSGFLAELKKKFSFSRDEAENEITRDGTENEGAYFALLATFALLVLYFGYDQYSGFDKQFRSTTSLYSHNFDENNNLRQKIQRQGLISVSTGRENKVLWTEKFLAIGNHITENLWLSDIYLEGDSYTVGNNVLSSLKLVMKGAALPKSDGHVGVIADFVDTLMKDEPMFMSDFRDITFGGFTADTTDADPVVRFTLEAHYDPTKRKTITAVGEGNPIVNMQQAVDKRTLATEQAAGIKAR